TTAACTTATTTTAACTTATCTCTAATTTCTAAAATCTTTTTTATGTGCTTGCAATGATTTTCCTTATCGCTTACTTTGACTCCTCCAAATTTTAGGTTTTCCCTACGGTATTTAAAGTCTTCACAGCCACAGCTGACAGTATCCTCTAAAAGGTCAAAAGTGATAATGTAATGCTTATTGGAGGATTTGCTTTTTATAAAGTAGTCTTCCCATTCCTCATTTTTAGAAACTTTTTCTATTATCATAACCAATCCTCAAAATTAATTAGAAATTACTAATAAATAAAAGTTTTTGAAAATAAGTCAAATTAATTAAAAAAAGTAAAAAATAAAAACAAATCAAAGAAATTAAAATAAAATAAAAAAAAGTAAAGAAAGTAAAAAGCCACAGATATTATTCAATATCAATAGTGATCTTTTCATTTCTTTTTTGTTTTGCTTCCTTGATGTCATTAAGCTTTTCTGTAAACTCTTTTGCATTTTGCAATTTCAATTCGATTTCAGATAGCTCTTCCTTAAGAAGCATTTCATCTCTTTTTAATGAGTTGATATAATCTTCACTGCCATTGTTATAATCTTCATAGATTTCCAAGATCTCTCTTGCTGAAAGAATTGATTCCTCTTTAAGGAATTTTTTGGTATGAGGTTTCACTCTAACACTTAAAGGCTGTAATCTTTCCTTTTCACCAGCTTTTCTTCCAGAAGCAACAGTTTTTGAATCTTCATAAGCATCCCAGAATTCAGTGTTTAGATCTTGCAATATCTTAACTCTGTCTTTGAATATCTGTTCTAAATCCCAAATATCAAACTCATCTGCATCCTTGTAATCCTTAGCTTTGAATCCAGAGTTGTCAAATTCATAGTTATTGCTTTTTTGCTCATTATTTTCTTCATTTCCCGGCATTTTTCTCCCCCGATTAAAATTAAAATATTCTAAAAATATAAAAATAATTCAGTAATGTAATACATAAATTACTTTTGTATACTATTAAATTGTCATACAAAATATATAAATGTACTCATTTCTAATTGGAATTTGTAAAAAAATATGGGAATAATCCCCAAATTAATCGATGAAAATAAATAAAATGAGATAGATAAAATATAATGAATTAAAAAAAATAAGTGAAATAATGAAGAAGATATACTTGCTTTTACCAATCATTGCAGGAATAATGTTTGGATCTACTGGAATATTTGTCAGAACATTAACTGAAAATGGAGTGGATTCAACCACATTGCTTTTTTTAAGATTTTCAATAGCTATTTTATACATAGCTATAGCAATATTCCTAACTGATAAAAGCCTATTGAAGATAAATAAAGAGGATATCCCATTATTTGTACTGTGTGGACTATGCATTCTCGGATTGAACTTATGTTACAATAGTTCAATCAATACTGTCCCATTATCCCTTGCAGCTATACTCTTAAGTACTGCACCTGTTTTTGTTTTGGTATTGGAATATTTCCTGTTTAAAGAAAAAATCACTTCAATTAAAGTATTATGCGTGATTCTTGTACTAATCGGATGTACATTGGTTACTGGACTTCTTGAGGAAAATTCAATTGACATTTCATGGATAGGAATAATTGCAGGTATTGGATCTGCAATTTTCTGGGCAATCTACTCAGTTACATCAAGGAAATCAATTGATATGGGAAGGCATACATTTACAATACTTTTATATTCATTGATTACAATCACAATAGTGACAATCCCATTTACCAGTTTCACTCAAATTGCTAATTTCGTTAGCTTGAATCCAGTTCCAAATGTATTATTCCTATTGTTGCATTCATTAGTCTCATTCGCATTGCCTTATGTATTCATTACTATTTCATTGAATCATATGGATGCGGGAACAGCAGTTATATTATCATCTGGAGAGCCAATAGCTGCTCTTGCATTTGGAATGATATTCTATATGGAAATGCCTACAGTACTAATGGTTTGTGGAGTAGCCATTACAATAGTGGCATTAATACTCTTAAGCAGAAGCCCTGCAAATGAGGTTTAATAAAAATAGAATGGGATGGAAATAGCTAAAAAAATATTTTAAAAATAGGAATTCTCAAAAAAATATAATACTAAAAAATATAATACTAAAAAAATAGAATACTGAAATAGAATAAAAATAGTTAAAAAATTAAATATTAAACAGGATTAAACTTATACAAAGTCTAATTTACTGTTTAATTCCTTAAATCTGTTTCTAATGGTAACTTCAGTTACACCAAGGGTTTTTGCAATCTCAGTTTGAGTCTTACGTTCACCAAACAACATGGAAGTTCCGTACAAAGTTGCAGCTGCAACACTTGCAGGATCTTTTCCTGAAGTTAATCCCAAGTCTTTTGCATCGTTAATGATTTCAATGGATCTAACTTCCACTTGGGAAGATAATCCTAATCTGCTAGCAAATCTTGGAATGTAATCATTCGGAGATATAGGAGTTAACTTAATACCTAATTTCCTTGCTAAGAACCTGTAATTCTTACTAATGGTCTTTTGGTTTATTCCAGTAGCTTTCTCGACTTCATCTAAAGTACGTGGAACTTTACAGAGTCTGCATGCAATGTAGACGGTAGCAACCAAAAGTTTGGAAATGCTTCTGCCTCTGATTAAATCCTCATCCAAAGCATTTCTGTAAATGTTTACAGATTCATACCTTACATCTTTTGAAAGGGACAAATTGGAAACGATCACTCCCAATTCAGTGAATGCCCTGGCCAAGTTTCTACTTTGAGAGTCACTTACACGAGCTTGGTTATTCAATCTTCTTAAACGGTACCATCTAGTTTTGTCATTCAAGTGTCCTTTATTGACATCAAAAGTGGTGGACAATCCACCATCATGAATAGCCATGTTCTTAGGTGCACCATTTTGACCATGGAAATTACCATCCTTATCTCTTGCGGTTCCTCTAAAGGTGGAATCGATAATGTTCTCTTCAACAACCAAACCACATTTCTTACAGGATTTTTCAGAACGGACTGTGTCCATGAAAAACTCGGTGGATCCACAAACTGGACAAGTGACTGCTTGAACTTCACTGTCTTCGAAGCTAGAAGATCTTCTACGTCTGGATTGTTTCCTTATGAGATTGGAATATTCCTTTTCTCCAAGTTCATTTTTAAAATTAGTTCTACAGTTGGATGCTTTGTTTTTAATAATAGATTCATTTACGCTCATTTCTCTTCCTTTAATCATGTAATTCAAATAACTACTCCATTATCAAAACTTATGAATAAATAGGTGGGATATGGTTTTATTAATAAAGTGGGATAATAAAGTTGACTACTAAATAGTAATTAAATACTATTGCAATGAAAAATAGAACTAAAAAAGAAAGCGTCCTATAAAGTATGATTTTGATGATGTTTGATTTTTCTACAATTCAATTAACTGGTTATTAATTGAAAGCTAAGCTTTTGGCATAAGCTAGCACGAATCCAAGTCGTGGTATAATGTATGTTTGGGAACTTGATAGCCCCATTATTGATGGCAACAGTACTACAGTTACAATTATAATAATTAACATTTGCAAAATTGATTATTTTTAGTAATATATGATAAATTAATCTAATTTGGTGAAATAAATTAATTTTAGGTGGTTTCAATAAAAATAAAAGATTTTAGAAAAAATTTTTCAAACTTTTCTAAAAACTTATACTAATTTTAATCAGATATTATGAATATTATTGAAATTAATCTAACTTTTCATACATGTCGGATATTATATTATAAACACCGCCATATATAAAGGTTTGCATTAATAGTCTTCTTTCAAGACTTTTAATTCTCCAGTTACAATGTCAATTATAAGACCATGCACTGGAACATCTGGAATCAATGGGTGATTTTTGATCTTGTCAACAACATCAAGCACATTTGCCTCTTCAGATTCAAATCCACCAATCCATTCTGCCAAGTCATATTTTGCAATGTCTTCCTCTTTAATGCCTCTTGCAAGCATCTTTTCCTTCAATGCATCTGCATCAGCACCAGCCATACCACATTCAGTGTGGCCTACAACCAATACCTCTTCAGCACCGAGATTGTACAATGCAGCACCAATAGATCTGATTGCATCTTCTCCTACAATGGAGTTTCCTGCATTTCTGACTATTTTTGCATCTCCTCTTTTAAGTCCTAAAGCTGGTTCAAAGAAGTCGATTAATCTGCAATCCATACAAGTGAGAATAGCTAACTTCTTTTGTGCATGGTGAGACATTTCCTCCCCTTCAAAGTTTTCGACAAATTTCTTGTTATCTTCTAAAATACCATCCAATATAGTCATACAAACACCTCTAAATACCTTAAGGCTAAAAAGATAATTTATTTATAACTTATAATTATAGCCTTTAAATTGATTTTTAAAGCATAAAATTGATTAAAAAAACCATACAATTTTATATATTAATCTATGTTTTATAAACTATATAAAATTATCTTAATCTGTTTTAAAAAACAGCCATAATGATTAAAATTGTTTAAAAATACTTAATTAAATTAAATAATAATTAAAATAATAAAAAAGCAATGAGAGAAGAAGAAACCCCCCAAATTAAAAAAAATAGCATAAAAAATGATTATAAAAAATGAAACCCCCACATTAAAAAAGAATACATAAAAAATGATTATAAAAAATGAATTAATAAAAAAATAAAAAAAGAAAAAGATGATTGAATTGATTATTCATCATCCAAAAATGCTAATCGGATATTGTCAATTATTTCAGAAAACTTTTGACTGACTTCAGAATCCGCATAACTATTTACCATAGTGCTGTCCTGATTTGCAGATTCCGGAACCTGTTCAGTTAAAGGCAAATTGCCCAAATAAACAACTCCCATATCAGTTGCAAACTTTTCACCTTGGGACTCACCAAATATATTGGTTTTTTCACCACAATGAGGGCATACATAATAGGACATATTCTCAATAAGTCCAATATCCTCAATGTTTAGCATCTTAACCATACCTACACATTTCAATACATCTTCCTGTGATAGGCTATTTGGTGTGGTTACCATAATGACTGCATCAACATTAGGCAATGATTGAAGCACAGTCAACGGTTCGTCACCAGTTCCAGGAGGATTGTCAATAATCAAGACATCAAGGTCTCCCCATGCAGTGTCTGCCATGAACTGCTTGATTGATCCTGATTTTTGAGGACCTCTCCAAATGATTGGAGTGTCTTGAGAGTCTATCAAGAATCCCATTGACATGACCTTGATTCCATTATTGCTCATTACAGGAATCATTTCCCCATGTTCAATCATAACATCCTTACCTTCAACCCCCAACATCTTAGGAATGTTTGGTCCGTGAATGTCTGCATCAAGTATACCAGTTAATAATCCTTTTTTCTGGAAAGCTTCTGCCAAGTTAGCGGCTACTGTGGATTTACCTACTCCACCTTTTCCACTCATAACAGCTATTTTATATTTGATATTTTTCATATGTTCAAAGAGCCTTAATTCCTGTTCAATCATTTGCTTTTGTTGTTCAGGAGTCAAATTTGCAGCTCCATGATGTCCATGTCCATTATTTGCCATTTTACGCCTCGTATAAATTTCTTTAAACAGTATAATATATCATACTTAAATTATTTAAATATTATTTTTTCAATGAAAATTGGTTAAAGTATAGGGGATATGTAGATGAATGCGGACATTATAATATAAAAATAGTACAACTACTAAAATAAATTAAAATAAGATTAATTAAATCGATTATAAAATCACAAGCATTAAAATTATCATACTCATAATGAATATAATGAAAGAAAAAATTATTGAAAAATTTTAAAAAATAGAAAATTTAAGTAAAGTGGAAAAAATTAAAAATAAAAAAAGAAAAGATTAAAGATCAGTCATATCCAATTTAGAAAGATAAATGGACATACTGACCATGAGGGTCAAATGAAGTGGTATTCCAATTCTGAATATTACCTAATTTATTTCTGCTGCTTGTTGCATCAGCAGAATACCAGACACCATCAACATAAATTTGTGCCCACACATGACCTGTCACCAAACCACTTGAGAATTTACAGTTCTTACCATGTGAATATCTAGCAGGTATGTCTGCTGCCCTACAAAGAGCCACAATCAAATTTGCATGGTCACAACAGTTACCTCTCTTATTACTTAAAGTTCCTGTTGCTTTATACTTGGTGTTTGCATAATATTCATAGTCTATATTATCTCTGACCCAATTGAATATAGCCTCTGCTTTAGCCCAAACACTAGATTTTCCTGAAGTCAATTGATTAGCCAAAGTCTTGATTTGAGAATTTAGCGCATCATTTCCAGAAGAAACCAAATATTGTGCTAGTTGAGAGGAAGTTAAAGACTGTATCTCATTTAAACCCTTCTTATATTGTGAGGAATTTTCTCTTTTAGTGACATCTGAACCAGGTGTACCGTTAACATCCTCTGCATTGAAAGTAACATAATTTGGCAACCTATTGTTAATCCTATAAAAGTCTAAAGCTTTTGAAAGTCCAAATATGTATAAATCAGGAGACACTAAACCTTCACTTGTACTTATAGTGTTTGGAAGCCTATTTTCATTAATTGAAAAATTAATTAATTTATTAGCTAAAGCAAGGTAATCGCTTTTATTTAAAGCAGCATTAAAGGATAAACAGCTTCCATTAGCATATGAGGAATTAATAGCAATAACATCTACATCAAGTTTTTTACCATTATTAATATTTTCCACTGATTTAGCCATTAAATATGCAAAGCTGGTAATATTAACAGTTATTCCATTTACAGAAAGGTTATTCGGAACATAGCCCTTAAGCTCTACAAAACTCCTTAAATTACTTGCTGATTGAGCAATCTGATTAAATGTGAAAACTTTGTCTGACTTAACATCAAGATTGACAGATCCTGATGAAGCAGAGTATAGACTATCACCATCAAACTTATAAGTCAATGCAACAATTCTAGGAGAACTTTCTGACATTAATAAATGAACTTGACCCTTGGAGTCAGTGGTATTCTTGATGGTATTCCCATCAAGAGTAAATGTCAGGGTTTTGCCAGATATTCCATTACCGTCACCATCTTTCAAGGTCACTACATAAGAACTGTTATTCATAATGGAATTACCGGAATTCTTAAGTGAAGTTGAAAGCTTTACTGCCAAATTAATATTTCCAGAAGATGATCTGTTATAATAGGAACTTCCTGCATAACTATAAGATAATTTATAAGTTTTACCTGCCTGAGAACTAATAGTTAAACTAGCTACACCTTTAGAATTAGTAGTTCTAGTATAAGTATTGCCATTAAAGACAAAAGTCACAGTCTTTTTGGATAATGCTTTGCCATTTCCATCTTTTAAAGTAACATTGTATGCATTTCCTTTAACAATGATTGAAGAAGATCCGGTTAAAGTAGTAGCCATCTTAGTTTTAAGATTTACTGAGCCGGAACTAGAACCATAATAAATGCTTCCAGAATATTCGTAAGTTAATTTATAAGTATAACCAATCGCGGAATTGATTTTTAAACTAACAACCCCTTTGGAATTAGTAGTTTTCTTATAAGTTTTTCCTCTGTATTTAAGAACTACAGTTTTATTAGATAAAACATTGCCGTTATAATCTTTCAAAGTAACGTAATAATATTTTCCTTTACCTACAGAACTACCAGAATTGGTTAATTTAGTAGGGGTTTTAATATATACAGATACTGTTTTAGAAGATGGCGCATAATAAGAACTGCCGGCATATTTATAATTTATATTATAATTTTTTCCAGGAACCACATTTAAAACTAAACTTACAACTCCTTTAGTAGTGGTAGTCCTAGTATAAGTCTTGCCATTGAATGTAATAGTAACAGTCTTTTTAGATAAAGCTTTATTACTAGAATCTCTTAAAGTAACACTATATTTAGCCCCTTTAACTATACGAGCATTAAATCCAACTATTTTTGTAGGCTTTTTGACCTTAAGATTCATATAACCTGAATATGCTGCAAAATAACTATCTCCAGCAAATTTATAAGTTAATTTATAAGTTTTTCCTACAGTACCTGTAATAGTGAAACTAACAATACCTTTAGAATTGGTAGTTAACTTATAAGTCTTGCCATTATAAGTAAGGGTTACTGGTTTTGATGCTAATACATTCCCATTTTTATCTTTTAAAACTACTGAATAGGAGTAACCTTTAACTGCATCTTTAGTGGAGCTTGAAATAGTTGTTGGAGTCTTGCTAACAGTTATACTATTTGATAATGATGAATTTTCATACAATTCATCACCTTCAAAAATAACCCCAATTACATAGCTACCTGCTTTTGCATTAATATTTAATTTTGCAACACCATTAGAGTTAGTAGTCTTAGTATAATTTTTTCCATTGAATGTGAAGATCAAATCTTTTCCAGATAAAACGTTTCCGTTATTATCCATTAAAGTGACTGAATAATCATATCCGTTAACTACACTTGAACTGGAACTCACAATGGAAGTAGAGTTTTTAGTAGGTTCAACAGGGTCTTCACTGCCTGAATCAGTAGCATCAGATAATTCATTAGATTCAGAATTAGTATTGTTTAATATTTCTAAACCATCCTCTGCAGAATCGGAATCAATAGCAGATAAATCCTCATATTGACTACTTAAATCATCACTCACTGAATCCTCATTTTCTGAAAGATAATTCTGATTATCATTTATGTCACTTGCATCACTTGCTGATACTGATGCCATTGTCAAAATAAACAATGAAAAAATCAACAAAAGCAATGCTCTGTTTTTAGTCGAAATTTTTTCACCTCAATACATTAAAAAAGATGAATTAACATAATAAATAAAATAATGCTAATTATTATTTTAAAAATAAATTTTCATAATAATATTTTTTATAAGAATTAAAGAATTTAGAAATTTTTTCTAAGTAAAATAATCTTTTTTAATGTTATATAAAAATTTTTAATTAATATAATATAAATGTTTCTCTTAAAAAAAAATTTAATTAGAAAGATATCATTAGGTTAAATCTACTATAACGAGCAAATAATAGTTAAATTAGAAAATGAAATATATTTGATATTTATTTATAAAAAATAATAAAAAATATTAAATTAAATAAGAAAAAAAGAAATATTATTAGATAAAATTAAAAACAATCTAATAATGCTTTATTAGATAAATAAAGAACTACCCATATGTATTTTATTAAAATATAATAAAATAATAATCAAATAAATGAAATATAAACAAAATTAAGAGAATTTAATTAAAAAAGCAATAAACAACGCTTTTTAAATTGAAAAACAGAAAAAATAAAATCCCATATCATATATAATATTAATATATAATTAAAAAAAGATTTTTTAAAAAATAGAACATTCTTATTTTGAAGAATAAAGTACAAATCAAAGGTAAAATGGAAAATAAAGCATTAAAATGAAAGATAAAAAATCATATTTAGATAATCTAATTAAGTATGAAAATTGCTTAAAAATTACAGGAAAAATAATGTTAAAACTATTAAAAAATTAATTTAAAATGGATTTAAAAATTTGATAAAATTTAAAAAATAATTAAAAATCTAAAAATAAAAATGATAGAAAAAGAAAGTGAGAAAAACATAAAAAATGAAAAAAAGAATTAATGGATAATTAATTATCCTAAATCAGTAGCTCCTGAAGAAGATCCTCCACCATCAGATGAGCCTCCACCATCAGAAAATCCTCCACCAGAGGACCCAGAACCTGAATCACTAGAACCAGAACCACTGGAACCTGAATCACTAGAACCAGAACCAGAACCATTAGAACTTGAGGAACTAGAACTTCCAGAATGACTTGGACTTGCAGAATGGCTAGAACTTGAGGAACTAGAACTATATCTTACAGTAGAGCCTGAAGATGAGGAACTAGTGCTAACACTGGTATCTGTGCCATCATCAACTGTTAAATTCTCTGTTTCATTAATTGTTGTATTAGTAACATTAGTTACATTTTCTTGCAATTCTGTATCTTCTGAATCCCCTAATCCATTAGATATGAAAAGGAAACCGCAAACAAGTGCAGCAATTGCAATCAAGATAAGTAAAATAATAATTATTTTATTTCCAGTATCCATAGAATTACTCCTAAATTTTTTAAAACATAGCAAATAATTTTAAGATTTACACAATAATGATATTTCTTTTTTAATAAATATAAATATTATCATATTAGCAATTAAAAGAAAAATATCAGATTATCTAATAAAATTAGTTCTTTGTTTTTCTTCCTCATGCTTAGGCAATTCTCTATTTTCAAGTGATTTTAAAATCCAAGCCATATTGGTTGCCAATGTTCTCATGGTTTGGAGACCTTCCAAATCTTGCTTGACTTCTTCAGGAGTGTTTCCATGAACACTATTCCAATATTGTGATGCAACAATAGGCATATTTGAAATTGTGAAGTACTTGTTCAATCTGTCAAAGCTTGCACTTGCACCGCCTCTACGGCAGCTTACGATAGAAGCTCCCGGTTTGAATTTAAAGTTAGCACTTGCAGCATAGAAAACCCTATCAAGTATAGCGCATAATGCACCATTAGGACCAGCATAATAAACTGGAGAACCTATAATCACTCCATCAGATTCTATTAGCTTATCAATTATTTCATTTGCTGGATCATCGTCAAATGCACATTTTCCATTGTTATGACCGCATTTGAGACAAGCTATGCAACCTCTAACAGGTTTGTTTCCAATCCAGAAGATTTCACTGTCAACACCCTCTTTTTCCAATTGGTTTTTGATTTCAGTCAGTGCTGTAAAAGTGCATCCTTCCTTATGAGGACTTCCATTAATTAGTAAAACTTTCATTTTCTCACTCCAAAACTAAAAAATTAACAATTATTAATCTAAATAATAAAAAAATAATAAAAAAATAAAGAAAAAATTATTCTTTTAAGTATTCGCAGACCTTTTCACCTGCAAATAAGCATACTTCAACACATGGAGATTTGTCATCCCCATCTTTTGAGATGTATCCGCATGTTAC
This Methanobrevibacter ruminantium DNA region includes the following protein-coding sequences:
- a CDS encoding transcription initiation factor IIB; this encodes MIKGREMSVNESIIKNKASNCRTNFKNELGEKEYSNLIRKQSRRRRSSSFEDSEVQAVTCPVCGSTEFFMDTVRSEKSCKKCGLVVEENIIDSTFRGTARDKDGNFHGQNGAPKNMAIHDGGLSTTFDVNKGHLNDKTRWYRLRRLNNQARVSDSQSRNLARAFTELGVIVSNLSLSKDVRYESVNIYRNALDEDLIRGRSISKLLVATVYIACRLCKVPRTLDEVEKATGINQKTISKNYRFLARKLGIKLTPISPNDYIPRFASRLGLSSQVEVRSIEIINDAKDLGLTSGKDPASVAAATLYGTSMLFGERKTQTEIAKTLGVTEVTIRNRFKELNSKLDFV
- a CDS encoding flavodoxin family protein, whose amino-acid sequence is MKVLLINGSPHKEGCTFTALTEIKNQLEKEGVDSEIFWIGNKPVRGCIACLKCGHNNGKCAFDDDPANEIIDKLIESDGVIIGSPVYYAGPNGALCAILDRVFYAASANFKFKPGASIVSCRRGGASASFDRLNKYFTISNMPIVASQYWNSVHGNTPEEVKQDLEGLQTMRTLATNMAWILKSLENRELPKHEEEKQRTNFIR
- a CDS encoding beta-class carbonic anhydrase, with the translated sequence MTILDGILEDNKKFVENFEGEEMSHHAQKKLAILTCMDCRLIDFFEPALGLKRGDAKIVRNAGNSIVGEDAIRSIGAALYNLGAEEVLVVGHTECGMAGADADALKEKMLARGIKEEDIAKYDLAEWIGGFESEEANVLDVVDKIKNHPLIPDVPVHGLIIDIVTGELKVLKEDY
- a CDS encoding transglutaminase domain-containing protein; protein product: MASVSASDASDINDNQNYLSENEDSVSDDLSSQYEDLSAIDSDSAEDGLEILNNTNSESNELSDATDSGSEDPVEPTKNSTSIVSSSSSVVNGYDYSVTLMDNNGNVLSGKDLIFTFNGKNYTKTTNSNGVAKLNINAKAGSYVIGVIFEGDELYENSSLSNSITVSKTPTTISSSTKDAVKGYSYSVVLKDKNGNVLASKPVTLTYNGKTYKLTTNSKGIVSFTITGTVGKTYKLTYKFAGDSYFAAYSGYMNLKVKKPTKIVGFNARIVKGAKYSVTLRDSSNKALSKKTVTITFNGKTYTRTTTTKGVVSLVLNVVPGKNYNINYKYAGSSYYAPSSKTVSVYIKTPTKLTNSGSSVGKGKYYYVTLKDYNGNVLSNKTVVLKYRGKTYKKTTNSKGVVSLKINSAIGYTYKLTYEYSGSIYYGSSSGSVNLKTKMATTLTGSSSIIVKGNAYNVTLKDGNGKALSKKTVTFVFNGNTYTRTTNSKGVASLTISSQAGKTYKLSYSYAGSSYYNRSSSGNINLAVKLSTSLKNSGNSIMNNSSYVVTLKDGDGNGISGKTLTFTLDGNTIKNTTDSKGQVHLLMSESSPRIVALTYKFDGDSLYSASSGSVNLDVKSDKVFTFNQIAQSASNLRSFVELKGYVPNNLSVNGITVNITSFAYLMAKSVENINNGKKLDVDVIAINSSYANGSCLSFNAALNKSDYLALANKLINFSINENRLPNTISTSEGLVSPDLYIFGLSKALDFYRINNRLPNYVTFNAEDVNGTPGSDVTKRENSSQYKKGLNEIQSLTSSQLAQYLVSSGNDALNSQIKTLANQLTSGKSSVWAKAEAIFNWVRDNIDYEYYANTKYKATGTLSNKRGNCCDHANLIVALCRAADIPARYSHGKNCKFSSGLVTGHVWAQIYVDGVWYSADATSSRNKLGNIQNWNTTSFDPHGQYVHLSF
- a CDS encoding DMT family transporter is translated as MKKIYLLLPIIAGIMFGSTGIFVRTLTENGVDSTTLLFLRFSIAILYIAIAIFLTDKSLLKINKEDIPLFVLCGLCILGLNLCYNSSINTVPLSLAAILLSTAPVFVLVLEYFLFKEKITSIKVLCVILVLIGCTLVTGLLEENSIDISWIGIIAGIGSAIFWAIYSVTSRKSIDMGRHTFTILLYSLITITIVTIPFTSFTQIANFVSLNPVPNVLFLLLHSLVSFALPYVFITISLNHMDAGTAVILSSGEPIAALAFGMIFYMEMPTVLMVCGVAITIVALILLSRSPANEV
- a CDS encoding Mrp/NBP35 family ATP-binding protein translates to MANNGHGHHGAANLTPEQQKQMIEQELRLFEHMKNIKYKIAVMSGKGGVGKSTVAANLAEAFQKKGLLTGILDADIHGPNIPKMLGVEGKDVMIEHGEMIPVMSNNGIKVMSMGFLIDSQDTPIIWRGPQKSGSIKQFMADTAWGDLDVLIIDNPPGTGDEPLTVLQSLPNVDAVIMVTTPNSLSQEDVLKCVGMVKMLNIEDIGLIENMSYYVCPHCGEKTNIFGESQGEKFATDMGVVYLGNLPLTEQVPESANQDSTMVNSYADSEVSQKFSEIIDNIRLAFLDDE